In Bordetella holmesii ATCC 51541, the following proteins share a genomic window:
- the prfC gene encoding peptide chain release factor 3, giving the protein MNIPQEVARRRTFAIVSHPDAGKTTLTEKLLLFAGAIQIAGSVKARKASRHASSDWMEIEKQRGISVASSVMQMEYRDCVINLLDTPGHQDFSEDTYRVLTAVDAALMVIDAANGVEPQTIRLLQVCRARNTPIITFINKMDREVREPLELLSEIEGHLGMDAVPFSWPVGMGKAFGGVFDIRRDRMRLFRAGQERRNDDDEFIEGLNNPEISQRFGQAFEQASGEIELINEAAPAFDHAAFLAGKQTPVFFGSAINNFGVQEVLDALVELAPKPGARQALEREVKPEEPKFTGVVFKVQANMDPAHRDRVAFVRVSSGRFERGMRLKVVRTNKEMRPNNVVSFLSQRRELLDEAYAGDVIGIPNHGVLQLGDVLTEGEALHFTGLPFFAPELFQAVEVKDPLRTKQLRIGLTQLGEEGAIQVFRPEVAGGALLLGAVGQLQFEVVAHRLKTEYGVDARMLPSRYTMARWITSDNPKALRKFMDANAAHIAYDVVDAAAFLIGSSAQLRVAEELYPDVKFHAMREHGGKVFGDKA; this is encoded by the coding sequence ATGAACATTCCTCAAGAAGTCGCACGGCGACGCACCTTCGCCATCGTTTCCCACCCTGACGCGGGTAAAACCACGCTGACCGAAAAGCTCCTGCTGTTCGCCGGTGCCATCCAGATCGCCGGCAGCGTCAAGGCTCGCAAAGCCTCACGGCATGCGTCCTCCGACTGGATGGAGATCGAAAAGCAGCGCGGTATTTCCGTGGCCTCTTCGGTCATGCAGATGGAGTACCGCGATTGCGTCATCAACCTGCTGGACACCCCGGGCCACCAGGACTTCTCCGAAGACACCTATCGGGTTCTGACGGCCGTCGACGCCGCGCTCATGGTGATCGATGCGGCCAATGGCGTCGAACCCCAGACCATACGGCTGCTGCAGGTCTGCCGCGCACGCAATACGCCCATCATCACCTTCATCAACAAGATGGACCGTGAAGTCCGCGAGCCGCTTGAGCTGCTCTCGGAGATCGAAGGCCACCTGGGCATGGATGCCGTGCCGTTTTCCTGGCCCGTCGGCATGGGCAAGGCCTTTGGAGGCGTGTTCGACATTCGCCGTGACCGCATGCGCCTGTTCCGCGCCGGCCAGGAGCGCCGCAATGACGACGATGAATTCATCGAAGGCCTGAACAACCCGGAGATCTCGCAACGCTTCGGCCAGGCATTCGAGCAGGCCAGCGGCGAGATCGAACTGATCAACGAAGCCGCCCCGGCGTTCGACCACGCTGCCTTTCTGGCCGGAAAGCAGACCCCGGTGTTCTTCGGTTCGGCCATCAATAACTTCGGCGTTCAGGAAGTGCTCGATGCCCTGGTCGAACTGGCGCCCAAGCCAGGCGCCCGGCAGGCGCTCGAGCGCGAGGTCAAACCCGAAGAGCCCAAGTTCACCGGCGTCGTGTTCAAAGTACAGGCCAATATGGACCCTGCTCACCGCGACCGTGTGGCCTTCGTGCGCGTGAGCTCGGGGCGCTTTGAGCGCGGCATGCGTCTGAAGGTGGTGCGTACCAACAAGGAAATGCGGCCCAACAACGTTGTGTCCTTCCTGTCGCAACGGCGCGAGCTGCTGGATGAGGCCTATGCGGGTGATGTCATCGGCATCCCCAACCACGGCGTCCTGCAACTTGGCGACGTGCTCACCGAAGGCGAAGCGCTGCATTTCACCGGCCTGCCTTTCTTCGCGCCGGAACTGTTCCAGGCCGTCGAAGTCAAGGACCCGCTGCGCACCAAGCAACTGCGTATCGGCCTGACCCAGTTGGGCGAAGAGGGCGCCATCCAGGTGTTCCGTCCCGAAGTCGCCGGCGGGGCCTTGCTGCTGGGGGCGGTCGGTCAATTGCAGTTTGAAGTCGTGGCCCACCGCCTGAAAACCGAGTATGGCGTCGATGCCCGGATGTTGCCTTCACGCTATACGATGGCGCGCTGGATCACGTCGGACAATCCCAAAGCGCTGCGCAAGTTCATGGATGCCAATGCCGCTCATATCGCCTATGATGTGGTCGATGCGGCGGCTTTCTTGATCGGCTCGTCGGCGCAATTGCGCGTCGCCGAAGAACTGTATCCGGATGTGAAGTTCCATGCCATGCGCGAGCATGGTGGCAAGGTTTTTGGAGACAAAGCCTAA
- a CDS encoding lysE type translocator family protein, which yields MTLSTWLTFFLASWAISFSPGAGAISAMSSGLKYGFARGYWNTAGLIMGILFQFLVVAVGLGAVLATSELAFTIVKYLGVGYLIFLGLRQIRTDAAPVAVDTGDPGKASIRELVMRGFLINTMNPKGTVFLLAVVPQFVDPARPLAGQYVALAGTLAFTDLVAMGFYTLLAAKVLRLLRSARHIRWMNRVFGSLFIIAGVFLATFRRHG from the coding sequence ATGACGCTGTCGACCTGGTTGACCTTTTTCCTCGCCTCTTGGGCGATTTCCTTCTCGCCCGGCGCGGGCGCCATTTCGGCCATGTCGTCGGGGCTGAAGTATGGCTTTGCACGCGGATACTGGAACACGGCCGGCCTGATCATGGGGATTCTGTTCCAGTTTCTCGTCGTGGCGGTCGGCCTGGGCGCCGTGCTGGCGACCTCGGAGCTGGCCTTCACGATCGTCAAGTATCTGGGTGTGGGCTATTTGATTTTTCTGGGGCTGCGCCAGATTCGCACCGATGCGGCCCCCGTGGCCGTGGATACCGGCGATCCTGGCAAGGCCTCGATCCGCGAACTCGTCATGCGCGGCTTTCTGATCAATACGATGAACCCCAAGGGCACGGTGTTTTTGCTGGCCGTCGTGCCGCAATTCGTTGATCCTGCCCGGCCACTGGCAGGGCAGTACGTCGCGCTGGCCGGCACCCTGGCTTTCACCGATCTGGTGGCCATGGGTTTCTATACTCTGTTGGCCGCCAAGGTACTGCGCCTGTTGCGCAGCGCCCGGCACATCCGCTGGATGAACCGCGTCTTTGGTTCGCTCTTCATCATCGCAGGGGTCTTCCTGGCGACTTTCCGCCGTCACGGCTGA
- a CDS encoding helicase conserved C-terminal domain protein yields MTTSSSFADLGLADTLLRAIAETGYTAPTPIQAQAIPQVLRGGDLLAAAQTGTGKTAGFTLPILHLLSQTKPAKRQPGRPRCLILTPTRELTAQVAESVQVYGKHTSLTSMVMFGSVNINPQISALRKPVDILVATPGRLLDHAGQRTVDLSGVEILVLDEADRMLDMGFIRDIRKVLALLPKSRQNLLFSATFSEEIRELARGVLNNPGEVSVTPRNTATELVTQTVHIVDQAHKRDLVSHLIRESGWHQVLVFTRTKHGANRLAEKLVKDGLSAAAIHGNKSQSARTRALAGFKDGSVAVLVATDIAARGLDIDQLPQVVNFELPNVPEDYVHRIGRTGRAGATGAAVSLVDNSEIKLLKAIERLIKKTIDRKTVEDWTPPVGVAAEAEPHDDEERGFGRRNGRGGSSGRSNGNGNRGNGPTRGVLLGK; encoded by the coding sequence TTGACTACCTCTTCTTCTTTCGCCGACCTCGGGCTGGCTGATACCCTTTTGCGTGCCATCGCCGAGACCGGCTATACCGCGCCCACCCCCATTCAGGCTCAGGCCATCCCGCAGGTACTGCGCGGTGGCGATCTGTTGGCCGCTGCTCAGACCGGAACCGGCAAGACCGCCGGCTTCACGCTGCCCATTCTGCACCTGCTGTCGCAGACCAAACCCGCCAAGCGCCAGCCTGGGCGCCCGCGCTGCCTGATCCTGACGCCGACGCGCGAGCTCACCGCTCAGGTAGCCGAGTCCGTGCAGGTCTATGGCAAACATACCAGCCTGACATCGATGGTGATGTTCGGCAGCGTCAACATCAACCCCCAGATCTCGGCGCTACGCAAGCCGGTCGATATTCTGGTGGCCACCCCGGGTCGCCTGCTGGACCATGCGGGTCAGCGGACCGTCGACCTGTCCGGCGTCGAAATCCTGGTGCTCGACGAAGCCGACCGCATGCTTGACATGGGCTTTATCCGCGACATCCGCAAGGTGCTGGCGTTGCTGCCAAAATCGCGTCAGAACCTGCTTTTTTCGGCTACCTTCTCCGAGGAAATCCGCGAACTGGCTCGCGGCGTGCTCAATAATCCGGGCGAGGTGTCCGTCACGCCGCGCAATACCGCCACCGAGCTCGTCACCCAGACAGTGCACATCGTTGACCAGGCCCATAAGCGCGATCTGGTCAGCCACCTGATCCGCGAAAGCGGCTGGCATCAGGTGCTGGTGTTCACGCGCACCAAGCACGGCGCCAATCGCCTGGCCGAAAAACTCGTCAAGGACGGCCTGTCGGCGGCGGCCATTCATGGCAACAAGAGCCAATCGGCCCGTACGCGCGCTCTGGCCGGCTTCAAGGATGGCAGCGTCGCCGTTCTGGTGGCCACCGACATCGCCGCACGTGGCCTGGACATCGACCAACTGCCCCAGGTGGTCAATTTCGAGTTGCCCAACGTGCCCGAAGACTACGTGCACCGCATCGGCCGTACCGGCCGCGCGGGTGCCACGGGTGCGGCGGTCTCGCTGGTCGACAACAGCGAGATCAAACTGCTCAAGGCTATCGAACGCCTGATCAAGAAAACCATCGACCGCAAAACGGTCGAAGACTGGACGCCCCCGGTAGGCGTGGCTGCCGAAGCCGAACCGCACGATGACGAGGAGCGCGGATTTGGCCGTCGCAACGGCCGCGGCGGCTCGAGCGGCCGCAGCAATGGCAACGGCAACCGCGGCAACGGTCCGACCCGCGGCGTTCTGCTCGGCAAGTAA
- a CDS encoding lemA family protein — MRLLAWTWLMSMTVLLSGCGYNNMQAADEQVKAAWSEVLNQYQRRADLVPQLVKVADAYMTHEREVLTQVTEARSKVGSVQITADQLEDPAAVQRFQQAQSALTSSLSRLIAVSENYPQLKADGIFRDLQAQLEGTENRIAVARGRYVQSVQAYNVLVRQFPGVITAKIFGYAPKANFGVDNEAAIAKPPEVKFSNESRKP, encoded by the coding sequence ATGCGATTGCTGGCATGGACCTGGTTGATGTCGATGACGGTTCTGCTTTCGGGTTGTGGCTATAACAACATGCAGGCTGCCGACGAGCAGGTCAAGGCCGCTTGGTCGGAGGTGCTCAACCAATATCAGCGCCGCGCCGATCTCGTACCCCAGCTGGTCAAAGTGGCCGATGCGTATATGACGCATGAGCGCGAGGTGTTGACCCAGGTCACCGAGGCACGCAGCAAGGTGGGCAGCGTGCAGATCACGGCGGATCAGCTCGAAGATCCGGCCGCAGTGCAGCGCTTTCAGCAGGCGCAGTCCGCGCTGACCTCGTCGCTGTCGCGCCTGATCGCGGTGTCGGAGAATTATCCGCAGCTCAAGGCCGATGGGATATTCCGCGATCTGCAGGCGCAGCTCGAAGGGACCGAGAACCGTATCGCCGTCGCGCGTGGCCGCTATGTGCAGTCCGTTCAGGCGTACAACGTGCTGGTGCGCCAGTTCCCGGGCGTGATTACGGCCAAGATTTTCGGATATGCACCCAAGGCCAATTTTGGCGTGGACAATGAGGCCGCCATCGCCAAGCCGCCGGAAGTGAAGTTCAGCAATGAATCGCGCAAGCCGTAA
- a CDS encoding 50S ribosome-binding GTPase family protein, with protein MTESLRIAVVGHSNTGKTSLLRTLTRDADFGEVNDAAGTTRHVQSARLRGHAGIEWFDTPGMEDSVALLEYLDHIAPLAQRMDGPTRIRRFLDSPEAHGRYEQEARVLNKLLDCDAGLYVIDARDPVLGKHRDELALLAACARPLLPVLNFVHAPGHRADQWRQAMSRLGLHAVLEYDTVAPPLDGEQQLYARLAVLLDRQASMLADLSSALGRERTARRQAAYRLAAELLIDAAALHLPSPPQALVQTLERLRDTIRDREQACVNALLKLYNFHRQDYRSDALPLENGRFGMDLFHPQALKDMGVQLGVGAAAGAMAGAAVDLLSAGLSLGTGMLIGAAAGGLWQGVGRLGKRVSGKLRGYSEVSVDDGVLRLLALRQQQLIEALERRDHAAREPIVLSQAAQWQSGPLPAPLKEARSRPEWSALANGYVDDDRRKQQIAALADMLAHTLP; from the coding sequence ATGACTGAATCCCTGCGCATTGCCGTCGTCGGCCACAGCAACACCGGCAAGACATCGCTGCTGCGCACGCTCACGCGCGACGCGGACTTCGGCGAGGTCAACGATGCCGCTGGCACCACGCGTCACGTCCAGAGCGCACGGCTGCGCGGCCATGCCGGCATCGAGTGGTTCGACACCCCGGGGATGGAAGACAGCGTGGCGCTGCTGGAGTATCTGGATCACATTGCTCCGCTGGCCCAGCGTATGGACGGGCCCACGCGCATACGGCGCTTTCTGGACTCGCCCGAGGCGCATGGCCGCTACGAACAGGAAGCGCGCGTACTGAACAAACTGCTGGATTGCGATGCCGGTCTATACGTCATCGATGCACGCGACCCGGTGCTGGGCAAACATCGCGACGAATTGGCCCTATTGGCCGCGTGTGCGCGCCCACTTCTGCCCGTACTGAACTTCGTGCATGCGCCCGGCCACCGCGCCGACCAATGGCGGCAAGCCATGTCACGACTGGGTCTGCACGCCGTGCTCGAGTACGACACCGTGGCGCCGCCGCTGGACGGCGAACAACAACTCTATGCGCGTCTGGCCGTGTTGCTGGACAGGCAGGCGAGCATGCTGGCCGATCTGTCCAGCGCGCTGGGCCGCGAGCGCACCGCGCGCCGCCAGGCGGCTTACCGGTTGGCCGCCGAGCTGCTCATCGACGCCGCCGCGCTGCATCTGCCAAGCCCGCCCCAAGCCTTGGTGCAGACGCTTGAGCGGCTGCGCGACACGATTCGCGACCGGGAGCAAGCCTGCGTCAACGCCTTGCTCAAGCTGTACAACTTCCATCGCCAGGATTACCGCTCCGATGCGCTGCCGCTGGAGAACGGGCGGTTCGGCATGGACCTCTTTCATCCGCAGGCGCTCAAAGACATGGGCGTGCAGTTAGGCGTGGGTGCGGCCGCCGGCGCCATGGCCGGAGCCGCCGTGGACCTGCTCTCGGCAGGCCTGAGCCTGGGCACGGGCATGCTTATCGGTGCGGCGGCAGGCGGCCTCTGGCAGGGCGTGGGCCGGCTGGGCAAACGCGTATCAGGCAAGCTGCGCGGCTATAGCGAAGTGAGCGTGGACGACGGCGTGCTGCGCCTGCTGGCCCTGCGCCAACAGCAATTGATCGAGGCGCTCGAACGCCGCGACCATGCAGCGCGAGAACCCATTGTGCTGTCGCAGGCAGCCCAATGGCAAAGCGGCCCCTTGCCGGCGCCGCTCAAAGAGGCCCGTAGCCGGCCTGAGTGGTCGGCCCTGGCCAATGGCTATGTCGATGACGACAGACGCAAGCAGCAGATAGCCGCCCTGGCGGACATGCTGGCGCACACGCTGCCCTGA
- a CDS encoding amidase family protein: protein MLPTLHEHMQALRTGRVTALDLTEAALERAQDPAGEGGRVFTRLYPQAARAQARAADALRAAGIERSPIDGLPISIKDLFDVRGQTTMAGSIAREGEPPATADSDVVCRLVAAGAVIVGKTNMSEFAYSGLGLNPHYGTPRNPWDRATGRIPGGSSSGAAVSVTDGMALAAIGSDTGGSVRIPAALCGLAGFKPSAWRVSMAGALPLSTSLDSIGPLASSVACCATLDAVLADDTALPADALPLRGLRLALPTAIVLDDVDDTVAQAFDAALSTLSAAGALIERIDVPEFAQLAQINAKGGFTASEAYAWHRSLLARKGDRYDPRVIARILRGKDMTAADYIDLLSARQIWVAGVDARIAHYDALVLPTVPQVAPAIAPLEASNEAFTRMNLTMLRNCTLINFLDGCALSLPCQAPGEAPVGLMIASSNGNDRRVLFIGLAIEAALAAARG from the coding sequence ATGTTGCCCACTTTGCACGAACACATGCAGGCGCTGCGCACGGGCCGCGTCACGGCGCTGGATTTGACCGAGGCCGCGCTGGAGCGGGCGCAGGACCCGGCTGGCGAGGGTGGGCGGGTGTTCACCCGGCTCTATCCGCAGGCCGCCCGGGCGCAGGCGCGCGCCGCTGATGCGTTGCGCGCTGCCGGCATCGAGCGCTCGCCGATCGACGGCCTGCCCATCAGCATTAAGGATTTGTTCGACGTGCGGGGCCAGACCACCATGGCCGGGTCGATCGCGCGTGAAGGCGAACCCCCCGCCACGGCAGACTCCGACGTGGTGTGCCGCCTGGTTGCTGCCGGTGCGGTGATCGTGGGCAAGACCAATATGTCCGAGTTCGCCTATTCCGGCCTGGGCTTGAATCCGCACTACGGCACGCCGCGCAATCCCTGGGATCGCGCCACGGGCCGCATCCCGGGCGGTTCGTCCTCGGGGGCGGCGGTGTCGGTGACCGACGGCATGGCGCTGGCGGCCATTGGTTCTGACACGGGCGGGTCCGTGCGGATACCCGCTGCCTTGTGCGGGCTCGCCGGTTTCAAGCCCAGCGCCTGGCGCGTGTCGATGGCAGGCGCCCTGCCCCTATCAACGAGTCTTGATTCCATCGGCCCCCTGGCATCCAGCGTGGCCTGTTGCGCGACGCTGGATGCCGTTCTGGCCGACGACACGGCCCTGCCGGCCGATGCCCTGCCTTTGCGCGGCTTGCGGCTGGCCCTGCCTACCGCGATCGTCCTGGACGACGTGGACGACACGGTGGCCCAGGCTTTCGATGCCGCGTTGTCCACCCTGTCGGCGGCTGGCGCCCTGATCGAACGCATTGACGTGCCTGAGTTCGCCCAGCTGGCGCAGATCAATGCGAAGGGCGGCTTTACGGCGTCCGAGGCGTATGCCTGGCATCGGAGCTTGCTTGCGCGCAAGGGCGACCGCTACGACCCTCGCGTGATTGCGCGCATTCTGCGTGGCAAGGATATGACGGCTGCCGACTACATCGACTTGCTGAGCGCGCGCCAGATCTGGGTGGCTGGCGTGGATGCGCGCATTGCGCATTACGACGCGCTGGTTTTGCCTACGGTGCCGCAGGTGGCTCCCGCCATCGCACCGCTGGAAGCCTCCAACGAGGCGTTCACGCGCATGAATCTGACCATGTTGCGTAACTGCACTTTGATTAATTTTCTTGATGGCTGCGCGCTGTCGCTGCCCTGCCAGGCGCCGGGCGAGGCGCCCGTAGGGCTGATGATCGCCAGCTCGAACGGCAATGACCGCCGTGTGCTGTTCATCGGCTTGGCCATCGAGGCCGCACTGGCAGCGGCTCGGGGGTGA